One region of Oncorhynchus nerka isolate Pitt River linkage group LG22, Oner_Uvic_2.0, whole genome shotgun sequence genomic DNA includes:
- the LOC115105903 gene encoding torsin-4A-like isoform X1: MLMKFKRRTYSIVLSQLKSWCEPSEDPSVYRRLDITYTFKMGDQDVYDRMFGSQIDREMNEDKDEGESETRGSGKGAQSFCQFSSSLRTVVRIKQKYQAMKKRRLELAGLGGGGLVLGAGLHTGAPVRSSPKIFTFETPSSSPSALSSLFLKMKKKKSRRVMFPSGGGRKAPVVQEHSRAKICLFLLCTILFFQVYNAIENLDDHVLKYDLGGLEKTLCREVFGQQGAMDALLAQLRDYLSTYVHSKPLVLSLHGPSGVGKSHVGRLLAGHFRSVVGEPLVLQYFVLHHCPLEDEAWRCARALSILVSETVLRAEEEEKIPLFIFDEAEHLYPELLDALSDLVRSNRSNEYLNAVYLFLSNQGHTHITMHLLYNSSSDSMMTASGHHGKLVKELNPLLRNTLVKLHPLWAEAELLPMTLLEKGHVMECFLDEMTREGFYPDRTNVERLAGEIEYYPVVGGHVYSRTGCKQVVARVNLL; encoded by the exons ATGGGCGACCAGGATGTTTATGACAGAATGTTTGGGtcccagatagacagagagatgaaCGAGGATAAAGATGAAGGAGAAAGTGAAACGAGGGGGTCGGGGAAAGGCGCTCAGAGTTTCTGCCAGTTCTCGTCCTCTCTGCGTACTGTGGTTCGCATCAAACAGAAGTACCAGGCCATGAAGAAACGACGGCTGGAGTTGGCCGGGCTGGGGGGAGGAGGGCTAGTGTTAGGGGCTGGTCTCCACACTGGTGCCCCTGTTCGCAGCAGCCCCAAAATCTTCACCTTCGAGACCCCCTCCAGCTCCCCCTCTGCCTTATCGTCGCTCTTCCtaaagatgaagaagaagaagtcgCGGCGGGTCATGTTCCCCAGTGGAGGGGGGCGCAAGGCCCCCGTCGTACAGGAACACAGCCGAGCAAAGAtctgcctcttcctcctctgcACCATCCTCTTCTTCCAG GTGTATAATGCCATAGAGAACCTTGATGACCACGTCCTGAAGTATGACCTGGGGGGATTAGAGAAGACTCTGTGTAGGGAGGTGTTTGGCCAGCAGGGGGCGATGGATGCTCTGTTAGCCCAGCTCAGAGACTACCTCTCTACCTACGTCCACAGTAAACCCCTGGTCCTCTCCTTACACGGACCCAGTGGCGTGGGGAAGAGCCACGTAGGGCGACTCCTGGCTGGCCACTTCCGCTCGGTGGTAGGCGAGCCCCTGGTTCTACAGTACTTTGTGTTGCACCACTGCCCCCTGGAGGACGAAGCCTGGCGCTGCGCCCGAGCCCTGTCGATCTTAGTGTCAGAGACAGTgctgagagcagaggaggaggagaaaattCCTCTTTTCATCTTTGACGAAGCAGAGCACCTTTACCCAGAGCTTCTTGATGCATTGAGTGACTTGGTCCGCTCAAACCGCTCCAACGAATACCTGAACGCAGTCTACCTGTTCCTGAGCAACCAAGGACACACCCACATCACCATGCACCTGCTGTACAACTCCTCCAGCGACTCCATGATGACCGCATCTGGACACCACGGCAAACTCGTCAAGGAGCTGAATCCGTTGTTGCGCAACACTCTGGTGAAGCTCCACCCACTGTGGGCAGAAGCTGAACTCTTACCAATGACCCTGCTGGAGAAAGGTCACGTGATGGAGTGCTTCCTGGATGAGATGACAAGGGAGGGGTTCTACCCGGACCGTACCAACGTTGAGAGGCTGGCGGGGGAGATAGAGTACTACCCTGTGGTAGGGGGCCACGTGTATTCCCGGACAGGTTGTAAACAGGTGGTTGCTAGGGTCAATTTGCTATGA
- the LOC115105903 gene encoding torsin-4A-like isoform X3 produces the protein MGDQDVYDRMFGSQIDREMNEDKDEGESETRGSGKGAQSFCQFSSSLRTVVRIKQKYQAMKKRRLELAGLGGGGLVLGAGLHTGAPVRSSPKIFTFETPSSSPSALSSLFLKMKKKKSRRVMFPSGGGRKAPVVQEHSRAKICLFLLCTILFFQVYNAIENLDDHVLKYDLGGLEKTLCREVFGQQGAMDALLAQLRDYLSTYVHSKPLVLSLHGPSGVGKSHVGRLLAGHFRSVVGEPLVLQYFVLHHCPLEDEAWRCARALSILVSETVLRAEEEEKIPLFIFDEAEHLYPELLDALSDLVRSNRSNEYLNAVYLFLSNQGHTHITMHLLYNSSSDSMMTASGHHGKLVKELNPLLRNTLVKLHPLWAEAELLPMTLLEKGHVMECFLDEMTREGFYPDRTNVERLAGEIEYYPVVGGHVYSRTGCKQVVARVNLL, from the exons ATGGGCGACCAGGATGTTTATGACAGAATGTTTGGGtcccagatagacagagagatgaaCGAGGATAAAGATGAAGGAGAAAGTGAAACGAGGGGGTCGGGGAAAGGCGCTCAGAGTTTCTGCCAGTTCTCGTCCTCTCTGCGTACTGTGGTTCGCATCAAACAGAAGTACCAGGCCATGAAGAAACGACGGCTGGAGTTGGCCGGGCTGGGGGGAGGAGGGCTAGTGTTAGGGGCTGGTCTCCACACTGGTGCCCCTGTTCGCAGCAGCCCCAAAATCTTCACCTTCGAGACCCCCTCCAGCTCCCCCTCTGCCTTATCGTCGCTCTTCCtaaagatgaagaagaagaagtcgCGGCGGGTCATGTTCCCCAGTGGAGGGGGGCGCAAGGCCCCCGTCGTACAGGAACACAGCCGAGCAAAGAtctgcctcttcctcctctgcACCATCCTCTTCTTCCAG GTGTATAATGCCATAGAGAACCTTGATGACCACGTCCTGAAGTATGACCTGGGGGGATTAGAGAAGACTCTGTGTAGGGAGGTGTTTGGCCAGCAGGGGGCGATGGATGCTCTGTTAGCCCAGCTCAGAGACTACCTCTCTACCTACGTCCACAGTAAACCCCTGGTCCTCTCCTTACACGGACCCAGTGGCGTGGGGAAGAGCCACGTAGGGCGACTCCTGGCTGGCCACTTCCGCTCGGTGGTAGGCGAGCCCCTGGTTCTACAGTACTTTGTGTTGCACCACTGCCCCCTGGAGGACGAAGCCTGGCGCTGCGCCCGAGCCCTGTCGATCTTAGTGTCAGAGACAGTgctgagagcagaggaggaggagaaaattCCTCTTTTCATCTTTGACGAAGCAGAGCACCTTTACCCAGAGCTTCTTGATGCATTGAGTGACTTGGTCCGCTCAAACCGCTCCAACGAATACCTGAACGCAGTCTACCTGTTCCTGAGCAACCAAGGACACACCCACATCACCATGCACCTGCTGTACAACTCCTCCAGCGACTCCATGATGACCGCATCTGGACACCACGGCAAACTCGTCAAGGAGCTGAATCCGTTGTTGCGCAACACTCTGGTGAAGCTCCACCCACTGTGGGCAGAAGCTGAACTCTTACCAATGACCCTGCTGGAGAAAGGTCACGTGATGGAGTGCTTCCTGGATGAGATGACAAGGGAGGGGTTCTACCCGGACCGTACCAACGTTGAGAGGCTGGCGGGGGAGATAGAGTACTACCCTGTGGTAGGGGGCCACGTGTATTCCCGGACAGGTTGTAAACAGGTGGTTGCTAGGGTCAATTTGCTATGA
- the LOC115105903 gene encoding torsin-4A-like isoform X2, with translation MFDVRFFSSACQACTRPVSETGAKMGDQDVYDRMFGSQIDREMNEDKDEGESETRGSGKGAQSFCQFSSSLRTVVRIKQKYQAMKKRRLELAGLGGGGLVLGAGLHTGAPVRSSPKIFTFETPSSSPSALSSLFLKMKKKKSRRVMFPSGGGRKAPVVQEHSRAKICLFLLCTILFFQVYNAIENLDDHVLKYDLGGLEKTLCREVFGQQGAMDALLAQLRDYLSTYVHSKPLVLSLHGPSGVGKSHVGRLLAGHFRSVVGEPLVLQYFVLHHCPLEDEAWRCARALSILVSETVLRAEEEEKIPLFIFDEAEHLYPELLDALSDLVRSNRSNEYLNAVYLFLSNQGHTHITMHLLYNSSSDSMMTASGHHGKLVKELNPLLRNTLVKLHPLWAEAELLPMTLLEKGHVMECFLDEMTREGFYPDRTNVERLAGEIEYYPVVGGHVYSRTGCKQVVARVNLL, from the exons ATGGGCGACCAGGATGTTTATGACAGAATGTTTGGGtcccagatagacagagagatgaaCGAGGATAAAGATGAAGGAGAAAGTGAAACGAGGGGGTCGGGGAAAGGCGCTCAGAGTTTCTGCCAGTTCTCGTCCTCTCTGCGTACTGTGGTTCGCATCAAACAGAAGTACCAGGCCATGAAGAAACGACGGCTGGAGTTGGCCGGGCTGGGGGGAGGAGGGCTAGTGTTAGGGGCTGGTCTCCACACTGGTGCCCCTGTTCGCAGCAGCCCCAAAATCTTCACCTTCGAGACCCCCTCCAGCTCCCCCTCTGCCTTATCGTCGCTCTTCCtaaagatgaagaagaagaagtcgCGGCGGGTCATGTTCCCCAGTGGAGGGGGGCGCAAGGCCCCCGTCGTACAGGAACACAGCCGAGCAAAGAtctgcctcttcctcctctgcACCATCCTCTTCTTCCAG GTGTATAATGCCATAGAGAACCTTGATGACCACGTCCTGAAGTATGACCTGGGGGGATTAGAGAAGACTCTGTGTAGGGAGGTGTTTGGCCAGCAGGGGGCGATGGATGCTCTGTTAGCCCAGCTCAGAGACTACCTCTCTACCTACGTCCACAGTAAACCCCTGGTCCTCTCCTTACACGGACCCAGTGGCGTGGGGAAGAGCCACGTAGGGCGACTCCTGGCTGGCCACTTCCGCTCGGTGGTAGGCGAGCCCCTGGTTCTACAGTACTTTGTGTTGCACCACTGCCCCCTGGAGGACGAAGCCTGGCGCTGCGCCCGAGCCCTGTCGATCTTAGTGTCAGAGACAGTgctgagagcagaggaggaggagaaaattCCTCTTTTCATCTTTGACGAAGCAGAGCACCTTTACCCAGAGCTTCTTGATGCATTGAGTGACTTGGTCCGCTCAAACCGCTCCAACGAATACCTGAACGCAGTCTACCTGTTCCTGAGCAACCAAGGACACACCCACATCACCATGCACCTGCTGTACAACTCCTCCAGCGACTCCATGATGACCGCATCTGGACACCACGGCAAACTCGTCAAGGAGCTGAATCCGTTGTTGCGCAACACTCTGGTGAAGCTCCACCCACTGTGGGCAGAAGCTGAACTCTTACCAATGACCCTGCTGGAGAAAGGTCACGTGATGGAGTGCTTCCTGGATGAGATGACAAGGGAGGGGTTCTACCCGGACCGTACCAACGTTGAGAGGCTGGCGGGGGAGATAGAGTACTACCCTGTGGTAGGGGGCCACGTGTATTCCCGGACAGGTTGTAAACAGGTGGTTGCTAGGGTCAATTTGCTATGA